One segment of Clostridium ljungdahlii DSM 13528 DNA contains the following:
- the hemA gene encoding glutamyl-tRNA reductase: MIQLIGVKSECDIEIRQKFSIVSSKLEDKLKNVYKITANVLILSTCNRTEIYVDSNIQGEELINAVFDALGWSRELITYTFYAKSEDAIKHLMEVSCGFHSKILGEDQILGQIKTAYNMALKAKTIKGQIQRLFQNAITCGKKFKNDCEMYKIPVSVPSIAVKEAEKSKVKRYMVIGFGEIGRLVLKYLAGLNTEIVYIVVRDLNKVKDLYENCNWIKFITFKERKAYYSNVDCIISCTSAPHTIIYKEELPKKKFLIFDLAVPKDIDAGVLTLPDVKVYDIDNISSIDENNKIMRKEKMEKYRYIIQEYIDEFIKWQSLDELSPEIQKMKSFGSEICEKRIETFKNKRYTKDNEVLVQTMIQSTAKVYINRAIDVLKEAKLQGKEDEYLKLINKIFC, encoded by the coding sequence ATGATACAACTTATAGGGGTAAAAAGTGAATGTGATATTGAAATAAGGCAGAAGTTCTCTATTGTATCGTCAAAATTAGAAGATAAATTAAAAAATGTTTATAAAATTACAGCAAACGTTTTAATTTTGAGTACTTGTAACAGAACAGAAATATATGTGGATTCTAATATACAAGGTGAAGAACTAATAAATGCTGTATTTGATGCTTTAGGTTGGAGCAGGGAACTTATTACATATACCTTTTATGCAAAAAGTGAAGATGCTATTAAGCATTTAATGGAAGTAAGTTGTGGTTTCCATTCTAAAATTTTGGGAGAAGATCAAATTTTAGGACAAATTAAGACTGCATATAATATGGCATTAAAAGCTAAGACTATAAAAGGACAGATTCAGAGGCTATTTCAGAATGCAATAACTTGTGGTAAGAAGTTTAAGAATGACTGTGAAATGTATAAAATACCTGTATCTGTACCATCAATAGCTGTTAAAGAAGCAGAAAAGAGCAAAGTAAAAAGGTATATGGTAATTGGGTTTGGTGAAATAGGAAGGCTTGTTCTCAAATATTTAGCTGGCTTGAATACCGAGATAGTATATATCGTAGTACGTGATTTGAACAAAGTTAAAGATTTATATGAAAATTGTAACTGGATTAAGTTCATAACTTTTAAAGAAAGAAAAGCTTATTATAGCAATGTGGATTGTATTATAAGTTGTACTTCTGCACCTCATACTATAATTTATAAAGAAGAACTTCCTAAAAAGAAATTTCTCATATTTGATCTTGCAGTACCTAAAGATATAGATGCAGGTGTATTAACTCTTCCAGATGTAAAAGTATATGATATAGATAATATAAGCAGTATTGATGAAAATAATAAGATTATGCGAAAAGAAAAAATGGAAAAGTACAGGTATATTATCCAAGAATATATAGATGAATTTATAAAATGGCAGTCTTTAGATGAACTTTCACCGGAAATACAGAAGATGAAAAGTTTTGGAAGTGAAATATGTGAAAAGAGGATAGAGACTTTTAAAAATAAGAGGTATACCAAAGATAATGAAGTACTCGTACAAACTATGATACAGAGTACAGCCAAAGTGTATATAAACAGGGCTATAGATGTGTTAAAAGAAGCAAAACTTCAAGGAAAAGAAGATGAATATTTAAAGCTTATAAATAAAATATTCTGTTAA
- a CDS encoding lipid II flippase Amj family protein gives MTIQVYLVFMLTFIIYVIGTLAYSTRIVGIRTGRIAVSFAVFNVFLLIQRTANTIQAPLLAKTIENGINTGHSSNLLYIFRWIVFSITLATIAGAILMPTFIKVFNKLVISFSVYRSLPRLMIHAFSKSGIEQFKNSISIPKRENLSELKNFRKTPKKVILLNIIAFSISSISILSSLYAGCLSPSLRTTCSTLASVINSISTIFMFIFIDPYLSMMTDDVIRGERTELEFNRCIIFIVGGLIIGSILAQLILVPASHLIVLIAKLI, from the coding sequence ATGACAATACAGGTATATTTAGTTTTTATGCTAACTTTTATTATTTATGTTATAGGAACATTAGCATATTCTACTAGAATTGTGGGAATAAGAACTGGTAGAATTGCAGTATCTTTTGCTGTATTTAATGTTTTTTTACTTATACAAAGAACAGCTAATACTATTCAAGCTCCATTATTAGCAAAAACTATTGAAAATGGAATAAATACAGGTCATTCTAGTAACTTACTGTATATTTTTAGATGGATAGTTTTTTCTATTACTTTAGCCACAATAGCCGGTGCAATTTTAATGCCAACTTTTATAAAAGTGTTTAACAAATTGGTTATATCATTTAGTGTTTACAGGTCTTTACCTAGATTGATGATTCATGCATTTTCAAAATCAGGAATTGAGCAGTTTAAAAATAGTATTTCAATTCCTAAAAGAGAAAATTTATCTGAATTAAAGAACTTTAGAAAAACTCCTAAAAAGGTAATTTTACTAAATATTATTGCATTTTCTATATCAAGTATAAGTATTTTATCATCATTATATGCTGGATGCTTAAGTCCTAGTTTAAGAACTACTTGCAGCACTTTAGCATCTGTAATCAACAGTATTTCAACAATATTCATGTTTATATTTATTGATCCATATTTATCTATGATGACAGATGATGTGATAAGAGGAGAACGTACAGAATTGGAATTTAACCGCTGCATAATTTTTATTGTTGGTGGATTGATTATTGGAAGTATATTAGCACAATTAATATTAGTGCCTGCTTCACATCTAATAGTCCTTATAGCAAAGTTAATTTAG
- a CDS encoding glycosyltransferase 87 family protein, protein MMTIFLKKNLFKIGLIFLILLSAFFCIYSIKNYKANTIISKNNIQQFNNNKSNKNIPVPKDNAKFSNGTRYNQKNNIQNQPGNSMHFGKENSKRSRNGTHQIPGGDMRGDFSSTKSKYAPFLTLYLIAFLILCAGTFYFITHRDLKINRNNIKILIFSLLCIGLFLRISLSTVMEGYGGDINLFKDWASTAANSFSQFYTNAKSGDYPPLYMYVLFLIGKIASASSINPYYTLLLKLPSIVTDVITAYFIYRLAKKYLSLEFSVFLSAFYIFNPVTFIDSALWGQVDSFFTLIIVLSLFLLSEGKTVLSSIAFTCAVLMKPQGIIFLPVLLFELVRERNLETCVKSIISALITALVIILPFSYNQNALWIFKLYSKTISEYPYASVNGFNFFNLIGANYKKNSEVFFIFNYQIWGMIAIIAITLSCWYLYAKNKNRAFVFASAFVQISGVFTFSTGMHERYLFPAAALSIISFIYLKDKRLLTLAVGYTITIYTNIYYILFGGSRGMNSDSHSLITDGVSMLNIILFIYLMKILIDLMLKMKGRVTYEN, encoded by the coding sequence ATGATGACAATATTTCTAAAAAAGAATCTATTTAAGATAGGTCTTATTTTTCTAATATTACTATCCGCATTTTTTTGTATTTACAGTATAAAAAATTACAAAGCAAATACTATTATATCTAAAAACAACATACAACAATTTAACAATAATAAAAGCAATAAAAATATTCCTGTTCCAAAAGATAATGCTAAATTTTCAAATGGAACCAGGTATAATCAAAAAAATAACATTCAAAATCAGCCAGGTAATAGTATGCATTTTGGCAAAGAAAACAGTAAGAGATCTAGAAATGGTACACATCAAATACCCGGTGGAGATATGAGAGGAGACTTTTCATCTACCAAAAGCAAATATGCACCTTTTTTAACCTTATATTTAATAGCCTTTTTAATTTTGTGTGCTGGAACTTTCTACTTTATAACTCATAGGGATTTAAAAATAAATAGAAATAATATAAAAATATTGATTTTTTCATTATTGTGTATAGGACTATTTTTAAGGATTTCACTGTCTACAGTTATGGAAGGCTATGGCGGAGACATAAATTTATTTAAAGATTGGGCATCAACTGCAGCAAATAGTTTCTCTCAATTTTATACAAATGCAAAATCTGGCGACTATCCACCTTTATATATGTATGTACTATTTTTAATTGGTAAAATTGCAAGTGCAAGTTCAATTAATCCATATTACACACTACTTTTGAAACTTCCATCAATAGTAACTGATGTGATTACAGCTTATTTTATATACAGATTAGCTAAAAAGTATTTATCACTAGAATTTAGCGTTTTCCTTAGTGCATTTTACATTTTTAACCCGGTTACTTTTATAGACTCTGCACTTTGGGGACAAGTAGATTCTTTCTTTACACTAATTATAGTACTGTCACTGTTTTTGTTATCAGAAGGGAAGACAGTCTTATCATCTATAGCATTTACCTGTGCAGTGCTTATGAAACCTCAGGGAATTATATTTTTGCCAGTTCTTCTATTTGAACTAGTACGAGAAAGGAATTTAGAAACATGTGTAAAATCAATAATTTCGGCCCTTATCACAGCTTTAGTTATAATACTACCTTTTTCTTACAATCAAAATGCCCTGTGGATATTTAAATTATATTCAAAAACTATATCAGAGTACCCTTATGCTTCTGTAAATGGATTTAACTTTTTTAATTTAATTGGAGCGAATTATAAAAAGAATTCAGAAGTGTTTTTCATATTTAACTATCAGATTTGGGGAATGATTGCAATAATTGCAATTACTTTATCTTGCTGGTACTTATATGCAAAGAACAAAAACAGAGCATTTGTCTTTGCTTCAGCATTTGTTCAAATTTCAGGTGTTTTCACATTTTCCACAGGAATGCATGAAAGATATTTATTTCCTGCTGCCGCATTATCAATTATAAGCTTTATATACCTAAAAGATAAAAGACTATTAACCTTAGCAGTTGGTTACACTATAACAATTTACACCAATATTTATTATATTTTGTTTGGTGGTTCAAGAGGAATGAATTCAGATTCTCACAGTTTAATAACTGATGGTGTTTCGATGCTAAACATAATTTTGTTTATATATCTTATGAAAATATTAATAGATTTAATGTTAAAAATGAAAGGACGTGTAACTTATGAAAATTAA
- the galU gene encoding UTP--glucose-1-phosphate uridylyltransferase GalU, translating into MKIKKAIIPAAGLGTRFLPATKAQPKEMLPIVDKPTIQYIVEEAVSSGIEEILIITGKNKRSIEDHFDKSVELEDQLKKNNKTTLLKLVQNISNMVDIYYTRQKEPKGLGHAISLAKNFVEDEPFAVMLGDDIVDSKIPCLKQLIDCYDNYNTSILGVQPVKEEAVSKYGIISGIEVEKGTFKVKDMVEKPTVQEAPSNIAILGRYIITPKIFEILEKNKSDKKGEIQLTDALKELVKTEAIYGYYFEGQRYNAGDKFAFLQANIHYALKNNVLKGELLEYLSTIKTAL; encoded by the coding sequence ATGAAAATTAAAAAAGCAATAATTCCTGCTGCAGGACTAGGTACAAGATTTCTTCCTGCTACAAAAGCTCAACCTAAAGAAATGCTGCCTATAGTAGATAAGCCGACAATTCAATATATAGTAGAAGAAGCTGTATCTTCTGGAATTGAAGAAATATTAATAATAACGGGCAAAAATAAGAGATCTATTGAAGATCATTTTGACAAATCCGTAGAGCTTGAAGATCAACTTAAAAAAAATAATAAAACCACTTTATTAAAGTTAGTTCAAAACATATCCAACATGGTAGATATATATTATACGAGACAAAAAGAACCTAAAGGATTAGGTCATGCTATAAGTCTTGCTAAAAATTTTGTAGAAGATGAACCTTTTGCAGTTATGTTAGGCGATGACATAGTTGACAGCAAAATACCCTGTCTCAAGCAGCTTATAGATTGTTACGATAACTACAATACTTCTATTTTAGGTGTCCAGCCTGTAAAGGAAGAAGCTGTATCAAAATACGGTATTATAAGTGGCATTGAAGTTGAAAAGGGAACTTTTAAAGTCAAAGATATGGTAGAAAAGCCAACAGTCCAAGAAGCTCCTTCAAATATCGCAATTCTAGGGAGATATATTATAACTCCAAAAATATTTGAAATACTTGAAAAAAACAAATCAGATAAAAAAGGAGAAATACAGCTAACAGATGCCCTAAAAGAACTTGTAAAAACTGAAGCAATATATGGATATTATTTTGAAGGCCAAAGATATAATGCAGGAGATAAATTTGCTTTCCTTCAAGCAAATATACACTATGCGCTAAAAAATAATGTCTTAAAAGGTGAGCTTTTGGAATATTTATCTACAATTAAAACTGCACTTTAG
- the hemL gene encoding glutamate-1-semialdehyde 2,1-aminomutase, which yields MRNDDIFNESKLYMPGGVNSPVRAFKDVPLNPPVIKRGKGAYIYDEDGNKYIDFVCSWGPMILGHCDDDVVKAIKDTSENAISFGATTELELELAKYVCTTLDNVEMLRMVNSGTEATMSAVKLARGCTGRNKIIKFAGCYHGHFDDFLVEAGSGVMTEGIPGSAGVPEDSVKNTLIAKYNDLSNVEKIFEKHGKDIAAIIVEPVAGNMGVIPGDANFLKGLRSICDKNGSLLIFDEVMSGFRVAYKGAQSIYGIKPDITTFAKIIGGGLPCGAYGGRKEIMEKLSPMGPVYQAGTMSGNPLVMAAGIATLKKLHDNPDYYEHLEKLGAKLEQGIKDIAKKKGINVVVNRCGAMFAIFFTKDSEVRNYEDAKKCDTALFAKYFQHMLSKGIYIAPSQFEAIFLNVKHTEEDIDKFLEAFSTFEA from the coding sequence ATGAGAAATGATGATATATTTAATGAATCCAAATTATACATGCCAGGAGGAGTAAATAGTCCTGTTAGAGCATTTAAAGATGTGCCTTTGAATCCACCTGTTATAAAAAGGGGAAAAGGAGCTTATATTTATGATGAGGATGGTAATAAATACATAGATTTTGTATGCTCATGGGGGCCTATGATTTTAGGACACTGTGATGATGATGTGGTAAAGGCTATAAAGGATACAAGTGAAAATGCTATATCTTTTGGTGCTACTACAGAGCTTGAATTGGAGCTTGCAAAATATGTATGTACCACTTTAGATAATGTAGAAATGCTTAGAATGGTAAATTCAGGAACAGAAGCAACTATGAGTGCGGTAAAGCTTGCTAGAGGGTGTACTGGAAGAAATAAAATAATAAAATTTGCAGGTTGCTATCATGGTCATTTTGATGATTTTTTAGTAGAAGCAGGTTCTGGAGTCATGACAGAAGGAATTCCAGGAAGCGCTGGGGTTCCTGAGGACAGTGTGAAAAATACTTTAATAGCTAAATATAATGATCTTTCTAATGTGGAGAAAATTTTTGAGAAGCATGGTAAAGACATTGCAGCGATTATAGTAGAACCAGTAGCAGGAAATATGGGCGTAATTCCTGGGGATGCCAATTTCTTAAAAGGGCTTCGAAGTATTTGTGATAAAAATGGAAGCTTGCTTATTTTTGATGAAGTAATGAGTGGATTTAGGGTAGCCTATAAAGGAGCCCAGAGCATTTATGGAATAAAACCGGATATAACTACTTTTGCAAAAATTATAGGTGGAGGTCTTCCTTGTGGTGCTTATGGTGGAAGAAAAGAAATAATGGAAAAACTTTCACCAATGGGACCTGTCTATCAGGCAGGAACAATGTCCGGAAATCCCCTTGTAATGGCTGCAGGAATTGCAACTTTAAAGAAGCTGCACGACAATCCTGATTACTATGAACATCTTGAAAAATTAGGTGCAAAATTGGAACAGGGTATAAAGGACATAGCAAAAAAGAAGGGCATAAATGTTGTAGTAAATAGGTGCGGAGCAATGTTTGCTATATTCTTTACTAAAGATTCAGAAGTTAGAAATTATGAAGATGCTAAAAAATGTGATACTGCTCTTTTTGCAAAGTATTTTCAGCATATGTTGAGCAAAGGCATTTATATTGCACCTTCTCAATTTGAAGCTATATTTTTAAATGTAAAGCATACTGAAGAAGATATTGATAAATTCTTAGAGGCATTCAGCACATTTGAAGCCTAG